AAAACCCTATCCTTGCCATTTTTACCTCTTTAATTTATAAATTTTTGCCGCCCCATCAAGTATGACTGGCTCAAAAATTTTTGGATCGTACCTTTCAAGCACAAAAAGCTGGATGTATGCGCTATTTAAAATACTCTCATCAAGGATGATAAACCTACCATAATCTCTCATAAAAATGACAGAAATATTTGAGCTTTCGTTATTTTTATACTCTTTGACATTTAGCTTGCCAGCCTCGTTATAATCAGTCTCTATGAAAGATTTAAGAGGCAAGATATTGCCATCATAGATTAAATTTGTGACATCACTTGTGAGCGTAAATCCACCATTTAGTCTAATGCCATTTTCATTTTGCGAGATCGCTCTTGTGACGATAAAAAGGCCGTTGTTTAAATTTTTACCACTTTTTAGATCAATCTTGCTAAATTGCAAAATGGTCGGAAAAATACCAAGCATCCTATCTGGCAAGTAGTAGTAAATATCCCTAGTCTTTGCTGGTAAGCTAAAATTTGCCTCTTTTATATCGCTAAAAAACTGATCGATGCTTGCATTTCTCTCTTTTAAAATTTGAGCCAAATTGCCATTAAATCGCTCTTTAAAATTTCTCTCTGTGTACTCAACATCAAGTCTTGCCATATTTGCCGAGCTCATCTCGTCGCTTCCAAGCGCAAAGCTCACGGCAAAATTTTCACGTCCAAGGTGCTTTCCACCATCAATGAGCGTCTTAACATCGCTGTAATATCTGATCGGATATCCATAGTCCCACCACGCAACTACGTAGTCCTCGCGCTCTGCGATACTTTTTAGCTTGTTTAAAATTTCAACCTCTTTGTGTACAAAAACGGGCTCAGCCTTGTAGCCATAGACATGAATAAGTGCTGGAGTTAATGCAAGTACGGTTATGACGGCTCTTGATAGGCCTAAAACTAAGCCTTTTAGCTTTAAATTTGAAAGTATAAACTCTACTAAGTAGCCAAAGCCAAGTGCCATGATAGGCACAGCATAAATAGTAAATCTAAGGCCACTTTTAAAGGCTAAAAAGCCAAGTGCTAGCATACCAAGCGAGACGGCAAACGAGCGGTGTTTGTAGCAAAAAAGAGCAACGCCAGCAAGCGAGATCAAAAATGTGATGACATTTGCGCTGATCCTCTCGCAAAATAGCGTAAAATCAACGATGCTTGACTCTTGGATGGTTTGATTGACATTAAAAAAGTGAAAGCTCATGCCACTTAGTTCTGGGCTTCCCCTAAAGACGTAAAATTTAAGCTGAAAGATTATCGGATTTAGTCCGCCACGAATTACAAAAACAATAAAAACAACTGCCAAAATGCCAAGAGCAATTTTTAAATTTATCACCTCTTTTTTAAAGAGGCAAAGTACATAAAAGGCAAATATCACACCAAATTTAAGTGATAGATCAAGGTTTGAAATGGCAAGTAGAAGCAGCGAAATTTCAAGGTAAAAAAGTGGATTTTTCCTATCAAAAATAAGCGTATAAAGTAAAAATAGCCCAGTTAAAATGCTAATAAGCGAAAATGCGCTCGCATACCACCACATATAGATAAGCACGCTTAAAGGTGCGATTATTAGGCTCTTTGCGTCCTTTTTCTCAAGTACTCTAATAAGTCCCCAGACGACAAAGACGCTAAGTGGGATGATGAGCATGTCAGTGTCGTAGTATCCTGCCATAGTGCGGTTATAGTAGCTATTTGCGACCACTGCAAGAAGTGCGGCGATGAAGCCAGCAAATTTTAGCTTATACTCATTTGCGATTAAGATAACTGGTACAGCGACAAGCGATGAGAAAAATACGCTCATATAAATCATCGTCGTCTCAAGCTTGACGCCCAGAAATTTCACGATCCAGTAAGTAAGCGTCGAGAGCGGATAGCCGTAGTAGCTAAGGTCGTTTTCTTGGTGAAAGCCAGCTAGCATGTCTCTTGCCCCCTCGGCAAATGCGTAGCCATCGTTTGTGCTGATCATTAGCTCGTTGTTCCAGAAAAAGACTGGATACTCGCTCGCCCAAAAGACCCAGTAGAGCCTACAAACCATACCAAAAAAGACTGCGACAAATATCATCAAGTATAAAGAGTAATTTTTAAAAAATAAATTTCTATTCATTAGGATTTTCCAAAAAATTTATAAGCTCGCTCGCTATATTTTCACTATCAAAAGATTTAGCCCGATTATACGCAACCTTTTCAAAATTTTGCCTTATCTTTGGCTCGTTAAGCACCTTTATCATCGCCTCTTTCATCGCATTTTCATCATCAACTGGCACCAAGATGCCAAACTCGCTCTCGCCCAAAAGCTCCTTTGCACCGCTTTTATGCTCGGTCGAGATGATAGTTTTTTCACATGCTAGTGCTTCAAGCAAGACATTTGAAAAGCCCTCAAAACGCGAGGCACAAAGCAAGCAAGAGGCATTTTTTATATGTTTAAATGGATTTTTATCAGTGCCAAGGAGCTTTACTCGCTCACCTACACCAAATTTATCTATTAAATTTTGCAGCTCGTCCTTTAAAGGTCCTTTGCCAAGAATGCCAAGCGTGGCGCGAGGGTCGTTAATCGAAGCTATTATTTTTATTAGCATAGCTTGATTTTTACCGCTATCAAGGCGGCCGATATTTATGAAAAATGGCCTAAAATCACTCTCAAGTGGCTCATCTTTTAGCAAATTTATAGTTTTTAGATCAAGAGCGTTATAAAGCACCTTTGTTTTGTCCTCGCTCATGCCAAAATTTCGCACTAGATCATCTTTGTTGCCAGCTGCATTTGCTAGGATTAGATCAGCTTTTTTATAAAGATGAGCGAGTAAAAATTTATTAACCCTGCCGCTTAAATCGTCTTTATATAGGATCGATGGACAGCTTCGCTCGCTGATAACTAGCCTTGCCCTTAGCCCTAATATCCTAGCAACCCCAGCGATATAGCAAGGGCGGTTCATCAACACAAACTGCGTGTCGATGCCTAAGTTTTGACAAAGATTTTTATACTTAAAGGCAAGCATTGGCATCGCTAAAAAGAGCCTTGCAAGCTTCTTTAGTCCACTCTCGTAAGGATCGCTATTTTCTATAAAGTGGATCTGCACCTCGCTTGGGATCTCATAGGCGATGACCTTGCTCATTAAGATAAGATGAACTTCATAATGTTTGATCAAAAATGGCAGCAAATTTGCCACATTTCGCTCAGCCCCGCCAGGCCCCATCGAGTATAAAAAAACGGCTAATTTTTTCACTTGCTAACAACCTTTTTTATAAATTCTCGCCACTGCTTGATGATGTTTTCTTTGCTAAATAAATTTGCACTTTCGCCGGCATTTTCTGCTAGTTTTTGCCTTAAATTTTCATCTTTTAAAAGCATTTCAAGCTTATCTTTTAGATCATTTGCGTCGCCATTTTTAAAGATAAGCCCGTCTATGCCGTCATTTATAAGCTCTCTTGCGCCCACAGTGTCGCTACTTAACCTAGCGCAGTTAAAAGCGCCTGATTCTATTAGTACGTTTGAAAGCCCCTCGCTTCTTGAGCAAAGAGTAAAAATTTTTGCCTCACTATAAAGTTTACTAACATCGCTC
This portion of the Campylobacter concisus genome encodes:
- a CDS encoding glycosyltransferase; amino-acid sequence: MKKLAVFLYSMGPGGAERNVANLLPFLIKHYEVHLILMSKVIAYEIPSEVQIHFIENSDPYESGLKKLARLFLAMPMLAFKYKNLCQNLGIDTQFVLMNRPCYIAGVARILGLRARLVISERSCPSILYKDDLSGRVNKFLLAHLYKKADLILANAAGNKDDLVRNFGMSEDKTKVLYNALDLKTINLLKDEPLESDFRPFFINIGRLDSGKNQAMLIKIIASINDPRATLGILGKGPLKDELQNLIDKFGVGERVKLLGTDKNPFKHIKNASCLLCASRFEGFSNVLLEALACEKTIISTEHKSGAKELLGESEFGILVPVDDENAMKEAMIKVLNEPKIRQNFEKVAYNRAKSFDSENIASELINFLENPNE
- a CDS encoding STT3 domain-containing protein, whose amino-acid sequence is MNRNLFFKNYSLYLMIFVAVFFGMVCRLYWVFWASEYPVFFWNNELMISTNDGYAFAEGARDMLAGFHQENDLSYYGYPLSTLTYWIVKFLGVKLETTMIYMSVFFSSLVAVPVILIANEYKLKFAGFIAALLAVVANSYYNRTMAGYYDTDMLIIPLSVFVVWGLIRVLEKKDAKSLIIAPLSVLIYMWWYASAFSLISILTGLFLLYTLIFDRKNPLFYLEISLLLLAISNLDLSLKFGVIFAFYVLCLFKKEVINLKIALGILAVVFIVFVIRGGLNPIIFQLKFYVFRGSPELSGMSFHFFNVNQTIQESSIVDFTLFCERISANVITFLISLAGVALFCYKHRSFAVSLGMLALGFLAFKSGLRFTIYAVPIMALGFGYLVEFILSNLKLKGLVLGLSRAVITVLALTPALIHVYGYKAEPVFVHKEVEILNKLKSIAEREDYVVAWWDYGYPIRYYSDVKTLIDGGKHLGRENFAVSFALGSDEMSSANMARLDVEYTERNFKERFNGNLAQILKERNASIDQFFSDIKEANFSLPAKTRDIYYYLPDRMLGIFPTILQFSKIDLKSGKNLNNGLFIVTRAISQNENGIRLNGGFTLTSDVTNLIYDGNILPLKSFIETDYNEAGKLNVKEYKNNESSNISVIFMRDYGRFIILDESILNSAYIQLFVLERYDPKIFEPVILDGAAKIYKLKR